One genomic window of Salvia miltiorrhiza cultivar Shanhuang (shh) chromosome 4, IMPLAD_Smil_shh, whole genome shotgun sequence includes the following:
- the LOC131021836 gene encoding probable LRR receptor-like serine/threonine-protein kinase At5g10290 isoform X6, which produces MDLLIGILALACLSSFVNPDAQGNALYALRKSLNASDIQLADWNPDQVNPCTWSKITCNSDNDVISVTLPNMGFSGTLSPRIAILKMLTTLKLPGNGISGHIPEEFGNLTSLTMLDLENNHLTGEIPSSLGSIKGLKFLILSNNNLSGSIPESLSSLSNLTDLQLASNRLGGKIPKQLFQISKHNFTGNQLDCGIISSSPCASENAGRSRKSRTGMIVGIVVPLFAVLLLGCFLLLFMWKGGAIGNRHEVFVDVAGDVDQRIEFGQLKRFSWRELQLATDGFSEKNVLGQGGFGKVYKGILGDNTKVAVKRLMDFESPGGDTAFQREVEMISVAVHRNLLRLIGFCTTPTERLLVYPFMQNLSVASRLREVKPGNPLLDWVTRKLVALGTARALEYLHEHCNPKIIHRDVKAANVLLDEDFQAVVGDFGLAKLVDVRKANITTQVRGTMGHIAPEYLSTGKSSEKTDVFGYGVMLLELVTGQRAIDFSRLEEEDDVLLLDHQENRLEAIVDCNLERKYDIHEVEMMVQVALLCTQSSPEERPAMSEVVRMLEGEGLAERWEVWQQVEITRKLENERLQKRFNWGDHSINNLLPMELSGGR; this is translated from the exons ATGGATCTGCTTATCGGAATTTTAGCATTGGCATGTCTATCTTCTTTTGTGAACCCTGATGCACAAG GGAATGCATTATATGCTTTGAGGAAGTCGCTTAATGCTTCAGACATTCAGCTCGCAGATTGGAATCCGGATCAAGTTAACCCTTGCACTTGGTCCAAAATTACATGCAACAGTGACAACGATGTAATATCAGT GACATTGCCTAACATGGGGTTTTCCGGAACCTTATCACCTAGAATAGCAATTCTGAAGATGCTGACTACACT CAAATTGCCAGGAAACGGCATAAGTGGTCACATACCTGAGGAGTTTGGAAACTTGACGAGCTTGACCATGTTGGATCTGGAAAATAACCATTTAACAGGAGAAATACCATCGTCGTTAGGCAGTATTAAGGGGCTCAAGTTTTT GATCTTAAGTAATAATAATCTCTCTGGATCAATTCCTGAATCACTTTCAAGTCTTTCCAACTTGACGGACCT ccAGCTTGCTTCAAATAGATTGGGAGGAAAAATTCCAAAGCAGTTATTTCAGATTTCCAAACATAA TTTTACGGGGAACCAGTTGGACTGTGGCATCATTTCTTCCTCGCCTTGTGCATCTGAAAATGCAG GTCGTTCAAGGAAATCGAGAACTGGTATGATAGTGGGAATTGTGGTTCCGCTATTTGCTGTTCTTCTACTTGGGTGTTTTCTCCTGTTGTTTATGTGGAAGGGCGGGGCTATAGGAAACAGGCATGAAGTTTTTGTTGATGTTGCAG GTGACGTGGACCAGAGAATTGAATTTGGTCAATTGAAGAGGTTTTCTTGGAGAGAACTGCAGCTGGCCACCGATGGTTTTAGTGAAAAGAATGTCCTCGGACAGGGGGGCTTTGGAAAGGTTTATAAAGGGATTCTCGGTGATAACACCAAAGTTGCTGTAAAACGTTTGATGGATTTTGAGAGTCCTGGGGGCGATACAGCATTTCAGCGTGAAGTTGAGATGATAAGTGTGGCTGTTCACAGAAACCTTTTGCGTTTGATTGGCTTTTGCACTACTCCAACTGAACGCCTTCTGGTTTACCCTTTCATGCAAAACTTGAGTGTTGCCTCTCGTTTGAGAG AGGTTAAACCCGGGAACCCTCTATTGGATTGGGTGACCAGAAAATTGGTGGCGTTAGGCACAGCACGTGCGCTGGAGTACCTCCACGAACACTGTAATCCTAAAATCATTCACCGTGATGTTAAAGCTGCAAATGTGCTGCTAGATGAAGATTTTCAAGCTGTTGTTGGTGACTTTGGTTTGGCTAAGTTGGTTGATGTCAGGAAAGCCAACATTACAACTCAGGTGCGTGGAACGATGGGCCACATAGCTCCCGAGTACTTGTCCACAGGAAAATCCTCAGAAAAGACCGATGTTTTTGGTTATGGAGTCATGCTTTTGGAGCTCGTAACTGGCCAGCGAGCTATAGATTTTTCACGCTTGGAAGAAGAAGACGATGTCTTGCTGCTTGACCAT CAGGAGAATAGACTGGAAGCCATTGTGGATTGCAATTTAGAGAGGAAATACGACATCCACGAAGTGGAGATGATGGTTCAGGTTGCTCTGCTCTGTACTCAGTCTTCCCCAGAAGAGCGTCCAGCAATGTCGGAGGTTGTGCGGATGCTGGAGGGAGAAGGGCTGGCGGAGAGGTGGGAGGTGTGGCAGCAAGTCGAGATCACGAGGAAGCTCGAAAACGAGAGGCTGCAGAAGAGATTCAACTGGGGAGACCATTCAATCAACAACCTCCTTCCTATGGAGTTGTCTGGGGGCAGATGA
- the LOC131021836 gene encoding probable LRR receptor-like serine/threonine-protein kinase At5g10290 isoform X1 → MDLLIGILALACLSSFVNPDAQGNALYALRKSLNASDIQLADWNPDQVNPCTWSKITCNSDNDVISVTLPNMGFSGTLSPRIAILKMLTTLKLPGNGISGHIPEEFGNLTSLTMLDLENNHLTGEIPSSLGSIKGLKFLILSNNNLSGSIPESLSSLSNLTDLQLASNRLGGKIPKQLFQISKHKYEQPLISMSSDFTGNQLDCGIISSSPCASENAGRSRKSRTGMIVGIVVPLFAVLLLGCFLLLFMWKGGAIGNRHEVFVDVAGDVDQRIEFGQLKRFSWRELQLATDGFSEKNVLGQGGFGKVYKGILGDNTKVAVKRLMDFESPGGDTAFQREVEMISVAVHRNLLRLIGFCTTPTERLLVYPFMQNLSVASRLREVKPGNPLLDWVTRKLVALGTARALEYLHEHCNPKIIHRDVKAANVLLDEDFQAVVGDFGLAKLVDVRKANITTQVRGTMGHIAPEYLSTGKSSEKTDVFGYGVMLLELVTGQRAIDFSRLEEEDDVLLLDHVKKLQQENRLEAIVDCNLERKYDIHEVEMMVQVALLCTQSSPEERPAMSEVVRMLEGEGLAERWEVWQQVEITRKLENERLQKRFNWGDHSINNLLPMELSGGR, encoded by the exons ATGGATCTGCTTATCGGAATTTTAGCATTGGCATGTCTATCTTCTTTTGTGAACCCTGATGCACAAG GGAATGCATTATATGCTTTGAGGAAGTCGCTTAATGCTTCAGACATTCAGCTCGCAGATTGGAATCCGGATCAAGTTAACCCTTGCACTTGGTCCAAAATTACATGCAACAGTGACAACGATGTAATATCAGT GACATTGCCTAACATGGGGTTTTCCGGAACCTTATCACCTAGAATAGCAATTCTGAAGATGCTGACTACACT CAAATTGCCAGGAAACGGCATAAGTGGTCACATACCTGAGGAGTTTGGAAACTTGACGAGCTTGACCATGTTGGATCTGGAAAATAACCATTTAACAGGAGAAATACCATCGTCGTTAGGCAGTATTAAGGGGCTCAAGTTTTT GATCTTAAGTAATAATAATCTCTCTGGATCAATTCCTGAATCACTTTCAAGTCTTTCCAACTTGACGGACCT ccAGCTTGCTTCAAATAGATTGGGAGGAAAAATTCCAAAGCAGTTATTTCAGATTTCCAAACATAAGTATGAACAACCTCTCATCTCCATGTCTAGTGA TTTTACGGGGAACCAGTTGGACTGTGGCATCATTTCTTCCTCGCCTTGTGCATCTGAAAATGCAG GTCGTTCAAGGAAATCGAGAACTGGTATGATAGTGGGAATTGTGGTTCCGCTATTTGCTGTTCTTCTACTTGGGTGTTTTCTCCTGTTGTTTATGTGGAAGGGCGGGGCTATAGGAAACAGGCATGAAGTTTTTGTTGATGTTGCAG GTGACGTGGACCAGAGAATTGAATTTGGTCAATTGAAGAGGTTTTCTTGGAGAGAACTGCAGCTGGCCACCGATGGTTTTAGTGAAAAGAATGTCCTCGGACAGGGGGGCTTTGGAAAGGTTTATAAAGGGATTCTCGGTGATAACACCAAAGTTGCTGTAAAACGTTTGATGGATTTTGAGAGTCCTGGGGGCGATACAGCATTTCAGCGTGAAGTTGAGATGATAAGTGTGGCTGTTCACAGAAACCTTTTGCGTTTGATTGGCTTTTGCACTACTCCAACTGAACGCCTTCTGGTTTACCCTTTCATGCAAAACTTGAGTGTTGCCTCTCGTTTGAGAG AGGTTAAACCCGGGAACCCTCTATTGGATTGGGTGACCAGAAAATTGGTGGCGTTAGGCACAGCACGTGCGCTGGAGTACCTCCACGAACACTGTAATCCTAAAATCATTCACCGTGATGTTAAAGCTGCAAATGTGCTGCTAGATGAAGATTTTCAAGCTGTTGTTGGTGACTTTGGTTTGGCTAAGTTGGTTGATGTCAGGAAAGCCAACATTACAACTCAGGTGCGTGGAACGATGGGCCACATAGCTCCCGAGTACTTGTCCACAGGAAAATCCTCAGAAAAGACCGATGTTTTTGGTTATGGAGTCATGCTTTTGGAGCTCGTAACTGGCCAGCGAGCTATAGATTTTTCACGCTTGGAAGAAGAAGACGATGTCTTGCTGCTTGACCAT GTGAAGAAACTGCAGCAGGAGAATAGACTGGAAGCCATTGTGGATTGCAATTTAGAGAGGAAATACGACATCCACGAAGTGGAGATGATGGTTCAGGTTGCTCTGCTCTGTACTCAGTCTTCCCCAGAAGAGCGTCCAGCAATGTCGGAGGTTGTGCGGATGCTGGAGGGAGAAGGGCTGGCGGAGAGGTGGGAGGTGTGGCAGCAAGTCGAGATCACGAGGAAGCTCGAAAACGAGAGGCTGCAGAAGAGATTCAACTGGGGAGACCATTCAATCAACAACCTCCTTCCTATGGAGTTGTCTGGGGGCAGATGA
- the LOC131021836 gene encoding probable LRR receptor-like serine/threonine-protein kinase At5g10290 isoform X5, with the protein MDLLIGILALACLSSFVNPDAQGNALYALRKSLNASDIQLADWNPDQVNPCTWSKITCNSDNDVISVTLPNMGFSGTLSPRIAILKMLTTLKLPGNGISGHIPEEFGNLTSLTMLDLENNHLTGEIPSSLGSIKGLKFLILSNNNLSGSIPESLSSLSNLTDLQLASNRLGGKIPKQLFQISKHNFTGNQLDCGIISSSPCASENAGRSRKSRTGMIVGIVVPLFAVLLLGCFLLLFMWKGGAIGNRHEVFVDVAGDVDQRIEFGQLKRFSWRELQLATDGFSEKNVLGQGGFGKVYKGILGDNTKVAVKRLMDFESPGGDTAFQREVEMISVAVHRNLLRLIGFCTTPTERLLVYPFMQNLSVASRLREVKPGNPLLDWVTRKLVALGTARALEYLHEHCNPKIIHRDVKAANVLLDEDFQAVVGDFGLAKLVDVRKANITTQVRGTMGHIAPEYLSTGKSSEKTDVFGYGVMLLELVTGQRAIDFSRLEEEDDVLLLDHKLQQENRLEAIVDCNLERKYDIHEVEMMVQVALLCTQSSPEERPAMSEVVRMLEGEGLAERWEVWQQVEITRKLENERLQKRFNWGDHSINNLLPMELSGGR; encoded by the exons ATGGATCTGCTTATCGGAATTTTAGCATTGGCATGTCTATCTTCTTTTGTGAACCCTGATGCACAAG GGAATGCATTATATGCTTTGAGGAAGTCGCTTAATGCTTCAGACATTCAGCTCGCAGATTGGAATCCGGATCAAGTTAACCCTTGCACTTGGTCCAAAATTACATGCAACAGTGACAACGATGTAATATCAGT GACATTGCCTAACATGGGGTTTTCCGGAACCTTATCACCTAGAATAGCAATTCTGAAGATGCTGACTACACT CAAATTGCCAGGAAACGGCATAAGTGGTCACATACCTGAGGAGTTTGGAAACTTGACGAGCTTGACCATGTTGGATCTGGAAAATAACCATTTAACAGGAGAAATACCATCGTCGTTAGGCAGTATTAAGGGGCTCAAGTTTTT GATCTTAAGTAATAATAATCTCTCTGGATCAATTCCTGAATCACTTTCAAGTCTTTCCAACTTGACGGACCT ccAGCTTGCTTCAAATAGATTGGGAGGAAAAATTCCAAAGCAGTTATTTCAGATTTCCAAACATAA TTTTACGGGGAACCAGTTGGACTGTGGCATCATTTCTTCCTCGCCTTGTGCATCTGAAAATGCAG GTCGTTCAAGGAAATCGAGAACTGGTATGATAGTGGGAATTGTGGTTCCGCTATTTGCTGTTCTTCTACTTGGGTGTTTTCTCCTGTTGTTTATGTGGAAGGGCGGGGCTATAGGAAACAGGCATGAAGTTTTTGTTGATGTTGCAG GTGACGTGGACCAGAGAATTGAATTTGGTCAATTGAAGAGGTTTTCTTGGAGAGAACTGCAGCTGGCCACCGATGGTTTTAGTGAAAAGAATGTCCTCGGACAGGGGGGCTTTGGAAAGGTTTATAAAGGGATTCTCGGTGATAACACCAAAGTTGCTGTAAAACGTTTGATGGATTTTGAGAGTCCTGGGGGCGATACAGCATTTCAGCGTGAAGTTGAGATGATAAGTGTGGCTGTTCACAGAAACCTTTTGCGTTTGATTGGCTTTTGCACTACTCCAACTGAACGCCTTCTGGTTTACCCTTTCATGCAAAACTTGAGTGTTGCCTCTCGTTTGAGAG AGGTTAAACCCGGGAACCCTCTATTGGATTGGGTGACCAGAAAATTGGTGGCGTTAGGCACAGCACGTGCGCTGGAGTACCTCCACGAACACTGTAATCCTAAAATCATTCACCGTGATGTTAAAGCTGCAAATGTGCTGCTAGATGAAGATTTTCAAGCTGTTGTTGGTGACTTTGGTTTGGCTAAGTTGGTTGATGTCAGGAAAGCCAACATTACAACTCAGGTGCGTGGAACGATGGGCCACATAGCTCCCGAGTACTTGTCCACAGGAAAATCCTCAGAAAAGACCGATGTTTTTGGTTATGGAGTCATGCTTTTGGAGCTCGTAACTGGCCAGCGAGCTATAGATTTTTCACGCTTGGAAGAAGAAGACGATGTCTTGCTGCTTGACCAT AAACTGCAGCAGGAGAATAGACTGGAAGCCATTGTGGATTGCAATTTAGAGAGGAAATACGACATCCACGAAGTGGAGATGATGGTTCAGGTTGCTCTGCTCTGTACTCAGTCTTCCCCAGAAGAGCGTCCAGCAATGTCGGAGGTTGTGCGGATGCTGGAGGGAGAAGGGCTGGCGGAGAGGTGGGAGGTGTGGCAGCAAGTCGAGATCACGAGGAAGCTCGAAAACGAGAGGCTGCAGAAGAGATTCAACTGGGGAGACCATTCAATCAACAACCTCCTTCCTATGGAGTTGTCTGGGGGCAGATGA
- the LOC131021836 gene encoding probable LRR receptor-like serine/threonine-protein kinase At5g10290 isoform X4 — protein sequence MDLLIGILALACLSSFVNPDAQGNALYALRKSLNASDIQLADWNPDQVNPCTWSKITCNSDNDVISVTLPNMGFSGTLSPRIAILKMLTTLKLPGNGISGHIPEEFGNLTSLTMLDLENNHLTGEIPSSLGSIKGLKFLILSNNNLSGSIPESLSSLSNLTDLQLASNRLGGKIPKQLFQISKHNFTGNQLDCGIISSSPCASENAGRSRKSRTGMIVGIVVPLFAVLLLGCFLLLFMWKGGAIGNRHEVFVDVAGDVDQRIEFGQLKRFSWRELQLATDGFSEKNVLGQGGFGKVYKGILGDNTKVAVKRLMDFESPGGDTAFQREVEMISVAVHRNLLRLIGFCTTPTERLLVYPFMQNLSVASRLREVKPGNPLLDWVTRKLVALGTARALEYLHEHCNPKIIHRDVKAANVLLDEDFQAVVGDFGLAKLVDVRKANITTQVRGTMGHIAPEYLSTGKSSEKTDVFGYGVMLLELVTGQRAIDFSRLEEEDDVLLLDHVKKLQQENRLEAIVDCNLERKYDIHEVEMMVQVALLCTQSSPEERPAMSEVVRMLEGEGLAERWEVWQQVEITRKLENERLQKRFNWGDHSINNLLPMELSGGR from the exons ATGGATCTGCTTATCGGAATTTTAGCATTGGCATGTCTATCTTCTTTTGTGAACCCTGATGCACAAG GGAATGCATTATATGCTTTGAGGAAGTCGCTTAATGCTTCAGACATTCAGCTCGCAGATTGGAATCCGGATCAAGTTAACCCTTGCACTTGGTCCAAAATTACATGCAACAGTGACAACGATGTAATATCAGT GACATTGCCTAACATGGGGTTTTCCGGAACCTTATCACCTAGAATAGCAATTCTGAAGATGCTGACTACACT CAAATTGCCAGGAAACGGCATAAGTGGTCACATACCTGAGGAGTTTGGAAACTTGACGAGCTTGACCATGTTGGATCTGGAAAATAACCATTTAACAGGAGAAATACCATCGTCGTTAGGCAGTATTAAGGGGCTCAAGTTTTT GATCTTAAGTAATAATAATCTCTCTGGATCAATTCCTGAATCACTTTCAAGTCTTTCCAACTTGACGGACCT ccAGCTTGCTTCAAATAGATTGGGAGGAAAAATTCCAAAGCAGTTATTTCAGATTTCCAAACATAA TTTTACGGGGAACCAGTTGGACTGTGGCATCATTTCTTCCTCGCCTTGTGCATCTGAAAATGCAG GTCGTTCAAGGAAATCGAGAACTGGTATGATAGTGGGAATTGTGGTTCCGCTATTTGCTGTTCTTCTACTTGGGTGTTTTCTCCTGTTGTTTATGTGGAAGGGCGGGGCTATAGGAAACAGGCATGAAGTTTTTGTTGATGTTGCAG GTGACGTGGACCAGAGAATTGAATTTGGTCAATTGAAGAGGTTTTCTTGGAGAGAACTGCAGCTGGCCACCGATGGTTTTAGTGAAAAGAATGTCCTCGGACAGGGGGGCTTTGGAAAGGTTTATAAAGGGATTCTCGGTGATAACACCAAAGTTGCTGTAAAACGTTTGATGGATTTTGAGAGTCCTGGGGGCGATACAGCATTTCAGCGTGAAGTTGAGATGATAAGTGTGGCTGTTCACAGAAACCTTTTGCGTTTGATTGGCTTTTGCACTACTCCAACTGAACGCCTTCTGGTTTACCCTTTCATGCAAAACTTGAGTGTTGCCTCTCGTTTGAGAG AGGTTAAACCCGGGAACCCTCTATTGGATTGGGTGACCAGAAAATTGGTGGCGTTAGGCACAGCACGTGCGCTGGAGTACCTCCACGAACACTGTAATCCTAAAATCATTCACCGTGATGTTAAAGCTGCAAATGTGCTGCTAGATGAAGATTTTCAAGCTGTTGTTGGTGACTTTGGTTTGGCTAAGTTGGTTGATGTCAGGAAAGCCAACATTACAACTCAGGTGCGTGGAACGATGGGCCACATAGCTCCCGAGTACTTGTCCACAGGAAAATCCTCAGAAAAGACCGATGTTTTTGGTTATGGAGTCATGCTTTTGGAGCTCGTAACTGGCCAGCGAGCTATAGATTTTTCACGCTTGGAAGAAGAAGACGATGTCTTGCTGCTTGACCAT GTGAAGAAACTGCAGCAGGAGAATAGACTGGAAGCCATTGTGGATTGCAATTTAGAGAGGAAATACGACATCCACGAAGTGGAGATGATGGTTCAGGTTGCTCTGCTCTGTACTCAGTCTTCCCCAGAAGAGCGTCCAGCAATGTCGGAGGTTGTGCGGATGCTGGAGGGAGAAGGGCTGGCGGAGAGGTGGGAGGTGTGGCAGCAAGTCGAGATCACGAGGAAGCTCGAAAACGAGAGGCTGCAGAAGAGATTCAACTGGGGAGACCATTCAATCAACAACCTCCTTCCTATGGAGTTGTCTGGGGGCAGATGA
- the LOC131021836 gene encoding probable LRR receptor-like serine/threonine-protein kinase At5g10290 isoform X3 has product MDLLIGILALACLSSFVNPDAQGNALYALRKSLNASDIQLADWNPDQVNPCTWSKITCNSDNDVISVTLPNMGFSGTLSPRIAILKMLTTLKLPGNGISGHIPEEFGNLTSLTMLDLENNHLTGEIPSSLGSIKGLKFLILSNNNLSGSIPESLSSLSNLTDLQLASNRLGGKIPKQLFQISKHKYEQPLISMSSDFTGNQLDCGIISSSPCASENAGRSRKSRTGMIVGIVVPLFAVLLLGCFLLLFMWKGGAIGNRHEVFVDVAGDVDQRIEFGQLKRFSWRELQLATDGFSEKNVLGQGGFGKVYKGILGDNTKVAVKRLMDFESPGGDTAFQREVEMISVAVHRNLLRLIGFCTTPTERLLVYPFMQNLSVASRLREVKPGNPLLDWVTRKLVALGTARALEYLHEHCNPKIIHRDVKAANVLLDEDFQAVVGDFGLAKLVDVRKANITTQVRGTMGHIAPEYLSTGKSSEKTDVFGYGVMLLELVTGQRAIDFSRLEEEDDVLLLDHQENRLEAIVDCNLERKYDIHEVEMMVQVALLCTQSSPEERPAMSEVVRMLEGEGLAERWEVWQQVEITRKLENERLQKRFNWGDHSINNLLPMELSGGR; this is encoded by the exons ATGGATCTGCTTATCGGAATTTTAGCATTGGCATGTCTATCTTCTTTTGTGAACCCTGATGCACAAG GGAATGCATTATATGCTTTGAGGAAGTCGCTTAATGCTTCAGACATTCAGCTCGCAGATTGGAATCCGGATCAAGTTAACCCTTGCACTTGGTCCAAAATTACATGCAACAGTGACAACGATGTAATATCAGT GACATTGCCTAACATGGGGTTTTCCGGAACCTTATCACCTAGAATAGCAATTCTGAAGATGCTGACTACACT CAAATTGCCAGGAAACGGCATAAGTGGTCACATACCTGAGGAGTTTGGAAACTTGACGAGCTTGACCATGTTGGATCTGGAAAATAACCATTTAACAGGAGAAATACCATCGTCGTTAGGCAGTATTAAGGGGCTCAAGTTTTT GATCTTAAGTAATAATAATCTCTCTGGATCAATTCCTGAATCACTTTCAAGTCTTTCCAACTTGACGGACCT ccAGCTTGCTTCAAATAGATTGGGAGGAAAAATTCCAAAGCAGTTATTTCAGATTTCCAAACATAAGTATGAACAACCTCTCATCTCCATGTCTAGTGA TTTTACGGGGAACCAGTTGGACTGTGGCATCATTTCTTCCTCGCCTTGTGCATCTGAAAATGCAG GTCGTTCAAGGAAATCGAGAACTGGTATGATAGTGGGAATTGTGGTTCCGCTATTTGCTGTTCTTCTACTTGGGTGTTTTCTCCTGTTGTTTATGTGGAAGGGCGGGGCTATAGGAAACAGGCATGAAGTTTTTGTTGATGTTGCAG GTGACGTGGACCAGAGAATTGAATTTGGTCAATTGAAGAGGTTTTCTTGGAGAGAACTGCAGCTGGCCACCGATGGTTTTAGTGAAAAGAATGTCCTCGGACAGGGGGGCTTTGGAAAGGTTTATAAAGGGATTCTCGGTGATAACACCAAAGTTGCTGTAAAACGTTTGATGGATTTTGAGAGTCCTGGGGGCGATACAGCATTTCAGCGTGAAGTTGAGATGATAAGTGTGGCTGTTCACAGAAACCTTTTGCGTTTGATTGGCTTTTGCACTACTCCAACTGAACGCCTTCTGGTTTACCCTTTCATGCAAAACTTGAGTGTTGCCTCTCGTTTGAGAG AGGTTAAACCCGGGAACCCTCTATTGGATTGGGTGACCAGAAAATTGGTGGCGTTAGGCACAGCACGTGCGCTGGAGTACCTCCACGAACACTGTAATCCTAAAATCATTCACCGTGATGTTAAAGCTGCAAATGTGCTGCTAGATGAAGATTTTCAAGCTGTTGTTGGTGACTTTGGTTTGGCTAAGTTGGTTGATGTCAGGAAAGCCAACATTACAACTCAGGTGCGTGGAACGATGGGCCACATAGCTCCCGAGTACTTGTCCACAGGAAAATCCTCAGAAAAGACCGATGTTTTTGGTTATGGAGTCATGCTTTTGGAGCTCGTAACTGGCCAGCGAGCTATAGATTTTTCACGCTTGGAAGAAGAAGACGATGTCTTGCTGCTTGACCAT CAGGAGAATAGACTGGAAGCCATTGTGGATTGCAATTTAGAGAGGAAATACGACATCCACGAAGTGGAGATGATGGTTCAGGTTGCTCTGCTCTGTACTCAGTCTTCCCCAGAAGAGCGTCCAGCAATGTCGGAGGTTGTGCGGATGCTGGAGGGAGAAGGGCTGGCGGAGAGGTGGGAGGTGTGGCAGCAAGTCGAGATCACGAGGAAGCTCGAAAACGAGAGGCTGCAGAAGAGATTCAACTGGGGAGACCATTCAATCAACAACCTCCTTCCTATGGAGTTGTCTGGGGGCAGATGA